From the genome of Blautia pseudococcoides, one region includes:
- a CDS encoding WecB/TagA/CpsF family glycosyltransferase — protein sequence MHERIEVLGISVEKCYVEDVMECVNENWFNETLSTYGVINMKLLMAAQEDEKLKEYIGILDKAVVDEPEVLKAAGVEDPRLEEEAAKHGFFSTLFWFLSHYKNQVFLLGETEEDMETFYHYVKDKYPDIVILGKDSLEEAHADQVDRIINEINSFSPQAVLTCSRNMGIERFVADNRKMMNTKILFCLGERHEIQKETGLKKGWLGKLLEKSTFKKLVSQYNEENEDSGKGEE from the coding sequence ATGCATGAAAGAATAGAGGTACTGGGCATTTCCGTGGAGAAATGTTATGTGGAGGACGTGATGGAGTGCGTCAATGAGAACTGGTTTAACGAGACGCTTTCCACTTATGGAGTCATCAATATGAAACTGCTCATGGCTGCCCAGGAGGATGAGAAGCTGAAGGAATATATTGGAATCCTGGACAAGGCTGTAGTGGATGAGCCGGAGGTTTTAAAAGCAGCAGGTGTTGAGGACCCAAGGCTTGAGGAGGAGGCTGCCAAGCATGGCTTCTTTTCCACACTGTTCTGGTTTTTGTCCCATTATAAGAACCAGGTCTTTTTACTTGGAGAGACCGAGGAGGATATGGAGACTTTCTATCATTATGTGAAGGATAAGTATCCGGATATCGTGATCCTGGGAAAAGACAGTCTTGAGGAAGCTCATGCGGACCAGGTAGACCGAATTATTAATGAGATTAATTCTTTCAGTCCCCAGGCGGTTCTGACTTGTTCCAGAAACATGGGGATTGAACGTTTTGTGGCAGATAACAGGAAGATGATGAATACAAAAATTCTGTTTTGTCTTGGAGAACGTCACGAAATCCAGAAAGAAACAGGATTAAAAAAGGGCTGGCTGGGAAAACTTTTGGAAAAGAGTACATTTAAAAAGCTGGTTTCACAGTATAATGAGGAGAATGAGGACTCGGGAAAAGGAGAAGAATAA